Below is a genomic region from Leptospirales bacterium.
TGTTCCTGATACTGCTTGAGTTTCTCGCGGACATCGCGAAAACCGGGCTTCAATCGCTCGATCAGCTCCCATTGTTTGATCGCCACCGGCAAATCGCGGCTCTTTTCTGCTGCGGTCGCCAGCAGATAGTTGAGATTGATAAAGGTATCCGTCCCGGCCCGCGCCGTCTTGATGCCGCGATCCAGTTCCTGCATGGCTCGCGGATAGGCCTCCAGATCTATCAGCGTCAGCCCTTTTGCCAGGATTGCCTTGTCGCGAAGTCCCGGATCGCGTTCGGCCTTGTCCAGCTCCTTGAGCGCTGGCTCCAGCTCGCCCAGATACCGCATGGTCAAACCCAGAAAGTAGTGGGCCACTGTTTGGTCGTTCTTGAGATTTACAGCCTGCTGCAAACTGAGCCGGGCATCCTGATGCGCCGATTGGTGGAAGTAAGCCTGACCCAGCAATGCATGTCCGTCCGCAAGGCGCGGATTCAATTCGAGCGCTCGCTTCAGATAGGGAATGGCGCGCTGGTGCATTCCGCCGCGCACCAGAAGTTCTCCGGTCCGATAAAAAGCCTCAACGTCTTTGCTATCGAGCTGCGTTACAATCAGGTATTCGTTCTTGGCTTCTGTCAGGTTTCCGCTTTTTTCCAGCGCCGCTGCCATCGCCTTGCGTACTGCAGCTTCCGTGATTGTCGGCGTCCAGCGCGCGATCTTCAGACATTGCCTGTATTCAAGGATCGCAGCGCCGCCTTCGCCCATGGCGGAGTGGGTCTGAGCCAGAAGGTAGCGCGCCAAAAAGTTGCGATCATCGCGCTCGATGAACTTACGCAATTCGAAGAGCGCCTCGCGATGTGCGCCGCGGCGCACCAGGCGCTCAATGTCTTCGAGCTGGCGCGGGCCGGCCATCGTTCGATAGGCATAGTAGCCGCCAACCGCCAGGAAGAACAGGACGGTCACTGCAATGACGATTTCTATCAGGCCAGGCAAGGCAGAACTGGCATCGCTGCCGCGCCCGCGCTCTACAAGCAGATTACGACAGGGCGCCAGTCGCTTTCTGTTTGACAGCGCCGCTATTCTACAATTTCTTACATCGCTGCAGCCTGCCAGAGGCGGCGCTGCAGCAGACGGGGGCGTAGCTCAGTTGGGAGAGCGTTTGAATGGCATTCAAAAGGTCAGGGGTTCGATTCCCCTCGTCTCCATATTTCCTGTCTGATTCTTTCAATTAGCGCGTCACGTTGACGCGCCGCAAGCCCTGCCCTCTTCTGGCTTGTGGGCGCCCGGGATCAAGCGCTGGTTCAGGTCTGCCTCTTGCCGGAGCCGTGGCGACCGGCCGATGAGGCGCTTCGATTCTGGAACTCGATGCTAGGCGATTTTTGTGAAATCACCTGTTTCGAATTGATCGGCGCTCCGCGTGATCCGGCCCATCCTCCTGGTCAACGACCGGCAGAACGCAATTTGACCCGCCTTTGCTCGCTGTTACAGTCCGATAGACGACCCTGGGCCTTGCTTGCAGAAGGCGCAAGTTCAGCGCTTGCCTTGCGGGCTGCTGCTTTGTGCTCCGAAGAGATTCGCGGAATTGCGATCGTCTCGCCGCAATTTTGCTGCCGGTATCCGCGACTGGCTGCTCTGGCGTCGCACAATCGTTTGCTCTTCTGGTTCTACTGGACGCTGGCCAATCCGGGCGATCGAGCCTGGCATCAGCTGGCGCGTTATCGGCCAGCGCAAAGCGGAAAGACATGGCCCTGGTTGATGGCCTACATTGGCGAACTGCACGGTGCATCGAATCCCCCCTATGTTGCCGGAGTTCGGTCGCCGGCGCTGCTAATAGCCGGAGATCTGGATCCCTTGCGGAGCGCCGCCTCCTGCGAGCAGTTGAACGCCAGCCTGCCCTCCAGTCATTTGCTGCGCACCGCGCACGGCGGCCGATGGCCACAGCGTGAAGATCCGCAGTTGATGCGTTCCGCTCTCAGTCCGTTCTTGCTGCAAGTAACCCGCGAAGCCTGGCCCGCGGTATTGCGACGTCGTTGGCGCGAATTCTGGCGCAGTTTTCGCGGGGTATCTCCTCCGCGAGGCGCTTGAGCGCCGCCAATTTTGCTATGGGAATAGCATCGTGATTCTCAACGAAGAGCGAGTCAACAGCTTCCTGAGCAACGTAGGTCGCGGCTTTCAGCCGCCAGGCGCCGGCGAACTGATTGCATTTGCCGTAGTGGTCCTGATGATCGTTCTGCTTTTTTCGGCGCTGCCGGTTCTGCGACGGCGTGCACAGCGACGTCGCCAGCAAAGCATTGCACGGAGACTATTCGAAGAAGCGGCCGACCGCTTGCGGCTATCGCCCGGCGATCGGGCCTTGATGGCAGAGCTTGCGGCATTCAGCCTGTCCCCGGAAGAAATCCATCTGGCGCTGATTGACCGCGTCGCCTTCGAACGCTGCGCGCGCGATGCGGCCCAGCGTGGCCTGGACCTCTTGCAGATTCTCTTCTTGCGAATTCGAGCGGAGATGCAAGGCCGACAGGAAGGCCAGAGCGTTCGGACGACAGCGGACCTGGCGCCCGGAGTTCAGCTGATCGAAACCGACGGCAAAAGCCGTCTCACCGTGCTCCGCATCTCCGAAGAGGGCTTGTTGTGCGATTTCGATGAACCGCCAGCCACAGGGCGCGATCTGCAATGGCAGTTGGAAAGACCCGATGGGCGATACCGGCTGCGCGCCGCCGTGCTGCGCGTGGAAGAAGGCCTCGCGCTGGTGCAACACAGTACGGGCGTGCGCCGCGAGCAAAAGCGGAACTTTTTCCGTGTGCCGGTCGCTTTGCCAGCACGGCTTCAGCTGCGCTATGGTGAAACGACCGATCTGGGAGGCGGCGGGGCCTGCTTGCAGATTCCCGGACATGAGTTTGCCGCCGGAGAACTCCACGATTTTGAGCTGTTGCTACCGCGAGCTGACCGGGGAGACGAGCGAATCCGTTGCAAGGCGCGCGTTGTAGAAGCCAGTCGCGGCCCGGCGCGCCTGCGTATTCAGTTTCTGGAGCTTCGCGAAGGCTATCGCGATCGAATTGTCCGCTATGTGCTTCGCGAAGCGGAACGTATCCGGCGCTAAAGGCGACTGAGGCGCCGGCGATAAACTCCAGAGACGCCTCCCGGAGGATGGCAGAAGAACAGATAAGCGGGCAGGTCGCCGATGCGACCAGAGTCGGTGTAAAGGATGGCAAACCTTCTCAGGCGGCGACCCGCCCGCACCAGCATCGTAACTACCACATATACGTATAGCAACCCTTTTTCCTGGAATTTTTGCAGCTCTGTAAGCGTCCATGGCGCCACTTTATTAAGCTGATCTAACGCTCGAATAATAGGCGCCGGAAGTCCATTTTTTTAGATATGTCATTTTTATAAGCGAAATCGAGTCCATCGATCTACCACTGCGTATTGAAAGGGCGATTTCAGACATATCTGCCAACCCAATAAACATCTTTTTGCGGCGCAAAAGAATTATGGTGCGCCAGGTACGCCAATTGCTTAAGCAACTATGCCGGTCAGTAACCGGCAGGCAGAAGCCGCGCAGGGGTTCCGAACCGCTGTTTGGGGGCGGAGGGTTGCCATGATCGAGGTCAAGTACGGAAAGCGGAAGGTGGTTAGCTTCCGCGGAAACAAGATGGTCGTCGGCGGTCTGACGGCCAAGAATAAGATCGATATCCTTCTCTATATCAGCAAGGAGTTCGCCAATATCTCCAATCAATCGGAGCTTTTCGACCGCTTGCTGGCGCTCTGCCAGGAGATCTTCGAGGTAGATAACGTAACTCTGCGTCTCTGGGAGAACGAGCTGCTGCGGCCAGTACGCTTTTTGAAGGAAACTTCGCCGCCGCGGCGCGATTTGCACAGCGGCGAGGGCTTTTCGGGGCGCGTCTTTGAGGAGCGCCAGGCGACCATAATTGCTGACCTGCGTTCCGAGCCGGAACTGATCGATGAAGGCGAAAGTACGCTTTGTACGATTTGCGTCCCAATTCTCTACAAAGAGAACATCCTTGGCGTGATTGCCATTGAAAAGGACATTCCCTACTTCTACAAAGAAGACGACCTCGAGATCCTCGAAGCAATGGCCAGCCAGCTGGCTCTGGCGCTTAACGAAGTCCGCCTGATCGAGGGATTGATCGAAGCGCAGAAGCGCATTGATGAAGACCTCAAAATGGGCCGCAATGTGCAGGCTCAAATTGTTACTGCCGATCTGCCGCCGTGGAATGGCATCCACTTCGGCTGCTATTACGAGCCAATGGTAGAGGTCAGCGGCGATTACTTTGATGTAATGCGCAGGGGCCCGTCCACGACGCTGCTGCTGGCCGATGTCTCCGGGCACGGGGTATCCGCAGCGTTGGTCACCGTCACAATCCACCATGAGTTTCGACGCTGCGTGGAACAGGGCATGGGACTGCCCGAAATCATGGAGGCCCTTGGCGAGTCCATTCGCCCCAAGCTACCGGAGGGCACCTATTTCACGGCGCAGATCGTTCGCGTCTATAATGATCAGACCTATTCGATGGTCAACGCCGGCCATCATCGCCTGCTGCACTACGTGGCTGAAGATGCCGACTTCCGTCAAATCGACACAGCTGGCATTCCTCTGGGTATCATGGAGTCGCGCCGTGCAGACTATCCGGAGGCTTTTGGCCGACTGGCCCCTGGCGACATGTTGGTCATGTACACCGATGGACTGACCGAACAGCGCGACCGCGAAGGGCGAGAGCTTGGCTATGAAAAGCCGGTGGCCTGGCTGCGAGAGGCCCGCCTGGCGGCGCAACAGAGCGGCGCAGCCTATGACGCCCGCGATATCTGTCGCGCCCTCATTGAACGCTGGAAAGATCATGTCAAGGGCGCGCCGCGCGGCGATGACGTAACCGTGCTGCTGGCGATGGTCAATCCTGGTTACAATGAAGCGGCGGAACTCTTTCGCAAGTCGCGCACCAGCATCGCCCAGAAAAACCCGCACCGAGCCTTTACCTACTCCACGCAGGCTTATCAACAGGAGCCCTCCTTGCTGGACAATCTGTTGCTGCTGGCGCGGATGTACTACCGCGAAGCCGACTACAACTCAGCGTCGCGCTATCTGCGCGAATACGTAGAGTCCAGCGGCGAACGAAGCGCTCAGATCTTTTTCATGCTCGGAAATGTGTACTACAAGGGCGGCGACGTAGCGGCCGCCAAACGCGAATTCAAACAATCGCTCTCCGTCGATTTTGCCTACAGCGATTCCAGTCTGATGCTGGCTCGCTGCTACCTGAAGGAGAGCCAAAACGCCAAGGCGTTGAAAATTCTGCGACAGGCCTGCAAGGCCGCGCCTGCCAATGAGCAATTGCGCGCCGCCCTGGCCAATGTCGAAAAAAGGGGCGTTCTGTCTGCCTGAAACAACGGCGAGGTTCCGTGCGTCCCCCTCGCGCGGGACCTCGCCGGGCAGCCGGAAGGAGGACTGGATGAACATGCGTGACATTCGCCGCAAATGGAAGCAACGGACCGGGCAATTGGCCTGCGCCTTGATCTCGTCAGCAATGCTGATCAGCGCCTCCGCGCTATTTGCCGAAGACGAGGCGCCGGACGCCGAGCAGGCGTTGCGTACAGAACTGCAATCGCTGCATAGCGCGCTGGATGAGCAGAAAAAGGAAATCGAAGCAGCCCGCAAAGAGAGCGATATGGCCTGGACGATCATCGCCGGCGTGCTGGTCTTCTTCATGCAGGCCGGCTTCGCTTACGTCGAAGCTGGCTTCATACGGGTAAAGAACGTCGTCAACATACTGGCCAAGAATGTCATCGATTTTGTACTGGGGACGATCTTCTTCACCTTGATCGGTTTTGCGATCATGTTTGGTCCGCAGATGCTGAGCGGCATTGGCATAGGCGCGCCGCAATTGGGCAGCGATTTGCTCTGGACCGACGGCAAACCTGACACCGAAAAGTTTACGTTTCTTTTCTTTCAACTGGTCTTCTGCGGTACTGCGGCCACCATCGTGTCCGGCGCCATGGCCGAGCGCACCAAATTTACCAGCTACATCGTCTATACGATGCTGATCTCGGCCTTCGTCTATCCAGTATTTGGCAGCCTGGCGTGGTCATCGCTGTACCCTGGCGGCGCAGAAAACAAAGGCCTGCTGGCCAACATGGGCTTTATCGATTTTGCCGGATCAACCGTGGTGCACAGCATTGGCGGATGGATTGGACTGGCCGGAGCAATTGTCCTCGGACCGCGAATTGGCAAATTTCAGAAGGATGGCCGGATCCTGCCAATCTTCGGGCACAATATCTCCATGGCCACTCTCGGCGTTTTCATCCTCTGGTTTGGATGGTTTGGCTTCAATCCCGGCAGCACTCTTTCAGTACGCGGCGGACATTTCGCGACCATTGCCGTAACCACCAACATGGCAGCGGCGACAGGCGGACTGGCGGCGATGATCACTTCATGGATTCTGTTCCGTCGTCCGGATTTGAGTATGGTATTAAACGGAATTCTGGGCGGTCTGGTAGCAATTACTTCGCCTTGCTTTAACGTCAGCGTGTTTGGAGCTGCCACAATCGGACTGGTTGCCGGCATTGTCGTGGTGCTCAGCGTAATCTTCTTCGACAAAATCCATATCGACGATCCAGTGGGCGCCGTTTCTGTCCATGGCGTCTGCGGCGCCTGGGGAACGCTTTCCGCCGGGTTATTTGCGCATCCGGACTTTGGCGATGGAGTTGCAGGATTGTTTTATGGCGGCGGCTGGAAGCAGGTCGGCGTGCAGGCGATTGGCATAGGCGTGGCCTTCGCCTGGGCATTCGGCGTCGGCTTGCTCTTGTTTTTGCTGATGAAATACACAATTGGTCTGCGTGTCAGCGAAGAGGAAGAAGTGGAAGGTCTGGATGTGATTGAGCACGGAAACGAGGCCTATCCCGAACACGGTTGATGGAGGAGCTATCCTCCATCGCCATTTAATGCTCGGCGTCGAAGTCCAGGAAAATGTACAGGTCGGAACCCAGCGGGTAGGAGAAGGTCAGCGTGTGGCGGCGCGTCTCGAAATCGACGTAGCGATTGGAGACTACGCCGCGCTGCACAGCGCGCATGCGCACCACATTGGGAAAGAAATAGGGACGCCAGGCCCAGTTTTTTCCTCGATATTCAGGATAGAATTTGAATTGGTCGCCGCTGGTTCGGGTAAAGTTGGATGAGCGTTGAATGCCAAGTCCGTCGCAAATAAACGCTCGAAAACACTGCGGCGGGAGGAAAGCCGCAATACGACTGAGCGCCTCGTCCAGATTGGATCGCACAAATACCTGCTCGCGTGCAATTACCAGCGCCAGATAGCGATTCATGCTGTCTTCAATTCGCAGCGTGCTCTCGCTTTTCAACATCGCGCGATAAGTGATATTGTTCAACCCCAGGCGGATGCGTCCCTGGTGAACGTCCGGCGCTTGAAAATCCTCGCGAGCCTCTGAGAAAAAGAAGCCCTGTACCAGAGAGCCCCCTGCTTCAATGGAATTCTCCAGTTCCACAAGCGTTTCGACGCCCTCAAATAGCACGGCAACGCCCAGCTCCTGCGAAAACTCTCCTATGTAGCGAATCAAGCGGCGATACTCGGCGCTTTCCACGCTCTTACGAATCAATCGAATATCGACTTTGACGAAATCCGGACGCAGACTGATCAATCGATCAAAGTTCGGGTAGCTGAAATCATCTATGGCAATCTTCATGCCGCGTTCGCGATAGCGATCCAGCAATCGGTTTAGCAAATCGAAGTCTTCGTGACGAATCTCCTCTTCGATGATTTCAATGACTACCTGCTCGGCAGGGAAGCCAGTTTCGTCTATGATTTGTAAGGTGGGAAAGTCCAGCTCTTCGGCGTAACGAGCGCTGATCCAGCTGGGATGAATGTTCAGAAATAGACGTTCGCTGATGTTCGCTTCGCGGGCGCGCTGGAGGGACAGGCTGCGCAGCCGACGATCTAGATTGAGCTTTTCTTCGCGCGTGCGGTCAGCGCTGGAAAAGAAGGCGCCCAGACTGCGTTGCTCATCGCCAACGCGCAATCGCGCCAGAGCCTCGTAGCCGAAAATCCGGCCGTCCGCCACAGAGATGATCGGTTGAAAAAATGGCTGCAGCGCGCCGGGCTGTTCCAGAAGAAATTCGGCCGGGGCGCGCATAGTTGAAACCTGGCTTCAGCCTCCCGGGACCGCTTCCTGCGGGCTCGCGGAACGCTGCGTTGTCAACGATTCTCCGTGGCGCAGCGCGCTGTAAACCATATCATAGTCGTTTCCTGCATTCCACATCATCCAACCGCGGCCGCCAGCGGCGCTGCTGCCGGCAATCTGCTGGCGAATGTACTCTTCATTGTAGCGCGTAACTCGCCACTTGAAGGCCTGCACCCAGGGACGAATTACAATGCCCGATCGCGCTCGATCCTTGAAGCGCTGTACTCCCTCATTGTAAAAACGAAACGGTTCGTCGGCGGGGTTCGCAATTCCCCCCCAGCCGCGATGAAAATGCGAAGGGTAGAGCATCGGCGAAAGAATGTCTACGAAGCGTGACAGACGCTCGATTCTCTGCCCCGTCGATTTGACGTCGACCTCTTCGCCCCAGGCCACAATTCCGAAGATGTCAATGGACAGACGCGTATTCGAGGCCCGTGTCAACAACCAGGCCCCGGCCAGAAAGCGCGCCAGAAAGCCGGTCTTATCGTGAGGAGATTGAACTCCATGGTAGGAGACGCCGGACAGATTTCCTTCCGCCGGGTAGCGCACGTAGTCGAACTGGATCTCGTCAACTCCGAGTCCTATCAGTTCCTGAACGAGGCCAAGATTGTAGCTGCGCACTTCCTCCTGGCCTGGATCAACCCACAGCGGTCGACCTTTTACCAGCAAGATGCCGCCAGCAGCGTTGCGATCGTGGATAGCGAGGTCGGGCCTCTGTGTTGCCAAATTCTGATCTTGAAAAAGCGCGGTTCGCGCGATGACAAACATTCCATTTTCGTGGAGATAACGGATTGTCTTCTGAATGTTGCGGATCGGCGGATCGTAGCGACGGTAGCGCTCGATATTGGGCGCTGCACTGCGGTAGTTGACAACGCCAATCACGTCTTTGACATCGAAAACGACGCCGTTGGCGCCGATCGATCGTAAGCGGCGCACTTCGGCGGCCAGACGCGAGGGACGCATATTGTCGCCGGAGAGATATACCGCACGCACTGGTTCCGCGACCACATCGCCAATCGGCGCATTTTGAAGAGGCGCAAGCAACGGCGCCGGGATCTGAACCTCCGCGCCAACCTTGCAAGTTGCAGCCTGGAAGGCGCCGCGGTTGTCGGCAATGAGCCGCTGCTGGAGTTCCTCGCGATCAAAGATAGCGCTGAAGTCGTAAAGACGCGAACTCATCCTGGAGGCCGCTTCTTTGCCCTGGCAGGTATAGATCAGCGCCGGGCCTTGCCGCCGCAGTCCTGTCGGGAGAGCTGCCGGCGCCTGAGATGGCTGAGACAGCCTGCTATCAGCTGCGACCGCCTGCCCGGGCCACTGCACTTGCAACCAGGCTCGTTGCTCTACGGCCCAGATTGCGCCAGCCGCGCCAATCGCAATTGTGGTCCACAGTGCGGCGCGGCGCCAGCGAACCGAGCCCGCCGGGCTCGGTGCAATTCTAGAAAGGGCCCAGGCATCGATCCGGGATTCCAGGAGGCGCAGCAGAGCCGTTGCCAGATTTTGCAGGGTCTTCATACCTTACCCCAGTGCGGCAAATCTGCCGCATGGACAACTTTTGTGCAGTGCATCATAAGGCAAGCTAAAAACAGTTCAAGGGTTTTCGATTGCCCTGCGCGGCAGCCCTGGGCCACAGGAATGCCACGCGAGACGAGGACGGCCTGAAACGGGCGCTCCTGGCTCGAGAATTTTAAGCAAGGCAGCGATGTGAAGATTCATCCGACAGCAATCATCCACCCGGAGGCAAAGTTAGCGGACAGCGTTGAGGTTGGGCCCTATTCAATGATCGACGCCGACGTCGAGATTGGCGAGGACTGTTTCATAGATTCCCACGTTCGCATCTATGCCAACGCAAAGATCGGCCGCAGCAATCGCTTCTCGACCGGCGCCGTAGTCAATTGCGAGCCACAGGATTTGAGCGTCGCCCCGGGCTCGCCGCGCTACCTGGTCATTGGCGATCATAATATCTTTCGCGAACATACCAACATCCACGGGTCTGCAAAGCCGGACCATGCCACTCGAATTGGAAATCACAACTATTTCATGGGACTGTTTCATGTGGGTCACGATTGCATCATTGGCGATCACAACATCCTGACCCATGGCGCAGTAATTGCCGGTCACGTAACGGTCGGCAGCCACGCTTTTATTTCAGGTCAAGTCGCGGTTCATCAGTTTTGCCGAATCGGGGACTATGCAATGATAGGCGGCTGCGCCAAAATTGTAAATGATTGCCCGCCCTTCGCGACAACCGATGGCAATCCGGCCGCTGTAGTTGGACTGAATGTGATTGGATTGCGCCGCGGCGGCTTTTCAGCGGAGCAGCGCGCCGCAATCAAAGCGGCTTACAAGGTCATCTATCACAGTGGATTGAACCGCAGCCAGGGCGTCGCGGAATTAAAAAAGAACGGTTCGAAGCTGCCAGAAGTCGAAATGATCATCAAATTCTTTGAGGAAAGCGAACGGGGCGTGGAAAATCATCGATGATAGACGCGTCCGCAGGAGGGTTGCGATGGCTACGGAAGGTGGAATGCAAGAACGCGAGGCGGCGGCGCAGTTGCGCGAAAGCCTGCAGATTCTCCGGCAAGACGCGGCTGAACTGCAGCAAAAGGCGGCGGCCACTCTAAAGGAGTTTAAGGAGAAGCTGCCGCAGTACAAGGATGCGGCCAACGAGGCGATCGATCAAGTTGGCGACTATGTGCGACAGAATCCGCAAAAAGCGGCAATCATTGCGGCCGGCGTAGGCGTGGGCGTGGGAGTGATACTTGGACTCCTGATGCGCAATCGTTGATGGTATCGTGAGCGAGGCCTCCGATCGTCGCCGGCGCACAAGCGCGAGACGCGCTGGCCGTCGGAAGCGGAGCGGGGCGGACCGGGTGGGCCGCGCCGCTTCTAAGAAGAACACCGCTTCGCAGGACGCTGGCGGCGTAGCAGAGGACCATCAGCGGGAAGAGGAATCCAGGCGGCGGGAACGCATGCGCTGGACCTACTATCCGCTTTTTGATGCGCTGTTGCTTCTGTTGCTACGCCCGGCGCGATTTGCCGAAGCGCTGGCCGGCTACTTGCGGGAGGAGGCGCGCTATCGTAGCGCGCTGGCCTTGCGCTCTGCAGCCTGGTTTTTCCTGGCGGCGCTTTTTCTTGGAGGCGCCGCAATATTCGCGCTCTACGCCGGCTTCAGACTGACCGAAACTCTAATTGGAAATACGACGGCGGCGGCCGGCGTCTGGGCCGGCGCTGCCGTATTGCTGGCGGGATTGTTTGTCTATCGCGCAGTTCGCCTTGCTGCGCGATTGTTTGAGGCGGACCCGCAGCGGCCAAACATCCGCGACTACCACAATCCCTACGAACCTTGAGTACCGATGGATCGCTACCGCGACTACTGCAATGCATTGGGCGTAGGACCCGGCGATAACGCTGAGACCGTCAAACGCGCATTCCGGACGCGAATCAAGGCGCTCCATCCCGATGTGACGCGCAACGCAAAGGATGAAAAGCAAGCGCGCTTTCTGATTGAGGCTTACGAAGCATTCAAGCAAGGCGTACCGGTCCCGGAGCAGCCGCGCGTCGTTCGTCGACCGGCTGCCGAGCAGGGCGTACCCATGGACGCCTACCAGCGCGGCCGCACGCAAGGTCGCGAGGCCTTCGAGCGCGCCATGAACGGGGAAGGATTCCTCAAAGATGTTTTCGTCAATCTCTCCGGAAGGGTATTCGTAGACGATCCCGAGGACGAGCCGGGCGACGCCGCCGCCAGCAGCGGGTCTGCAAGCTACGCCAGAAACGGCTTCGAACGCACGACACAGTCTGACCTTGATGATATTCTGCGTGGCGAATTCTCCGGCGCCACGGAATCGCTTTCTGAAAGTCGCGAATTTTTTCAGCGCGCAGAAGCGGCGCTACGTAATACAGTAGAAAAATTCGAACGCCGCGAGAATCGCTTTCGCCGCCAATGGTCTCGCGACTACATTGCGGACCTGACTCGCGTGCAGGTGCTATTTCGCGATGTAGCCCGCCAGCATTCAACTTTTTCCGTTCGGTCCCTATCGCGGGTGCGGCAGATTCACGAGTTGATTGCTGAAATCCGCAAAGCGGCGCGTTGAGCGATCCGCTTCAGCTAAGCGCTGAAGGCTTACCGCTATTGCCAGTCCAGGCGGTAGTCGAAGCTGGCCTCACTGAAATTCAACGGCACATCAAACTCAAAAAATCGTGCGCTGCGGTCTTCGCCGTTCAAAGGAGTTTCTCTCCCCTCGAATTGCTTTCCGCGCAGCGACATTACCCGAAATTGCGGCGGCAGGCGCAACCGAAGCTGCTGGAAGGGCGGCGTGTACTTCTTCCGTACAATTTGCGTTGAGATCAAAATATTTCCGCTGCGATCCTGCTCTCCGCGGAAAGCCTGTTCATAGAGATCGACGCCGCTCTGGACGCTGACCCCGTCATCGAGGCGCACTCTGCCCTCCATTGCTTTTGCCGGATAGCAT
It encodes:
- a CDS encoding J domain-containing protein is translated as MDRYRDYCNALGVGPGDNAETVKRAFRTRIKALHPDVTRNAKDEKQARFLIEAYEAFKQGVPVPEQPRVVRRPAAEQGVPMDAYQRGRTQGREAFERAMNGEGFLKDVFVNLSGRVFVDDPEDEPGDAAASSGSASYARNGFERTTQSDLDDILRGEFSGATESLSESREFFQRAEAALRNTVEKFERRENRFRRQWSRDYIADLTRVQVLFRDVARQHSTFSVRSLSRVRQIHELIAEIRKAAR